Proteins encoded in a region of the Nitrospirota bacterium genome:
- the folK gene encoding 2-amino-4-hydroxy-6-hydroxymethyldihydropteridine diphosphokinase codes for MPAIAYIGVGSNVGDKKANCQRAIELLEEADKVVAVSSLYYTEPVGYQEQEDFINAVVALETERSPAVLLARCLALEERLGRKRTLRWGPRTIDLDILLYGEQVVNLPDLVIPHPQMAARKFVLVPLVEIAPDAVHPVLKKTARLMLQELKDTATVMKCR; via the coding sequence ATGCCGGCCATTGCGTACATCGGTGTAGGCTCGAACGTGGGCGACAAGAAGGCCAACTGCCAGCGGGCGATCGAGCTGCTGGAGGAGGCTGATAAGGTCGTTGCGGTGTCCTCGCTGTACTATACCGAGCCAGTGGGCTACCAGGAGCAGGAGGACTTCATCAACGCGGTCGTCGCCCTGGAAACGGAGCGCTCCCCGGCCGTGCTCCTGGCCCGATGCCTCGCGCTGGAAGAGCGGCTCGGACGGAAGCGCACCCTGCGCTGGGGGCCGCGCACGATCGATCTCGACATCCTGTTGTACGGGGAGCAGGTGGTGAACCTTCCTGACCTGGTCATTCCCCATCCGCAGATGGCCGCCAGGAAGTTCGTTCTCGTTCCGCTGGTCGAGATAGCCCCCGATGCGGTGCATCCGGTCCTGAAGAAGACCGCCCGCCTGATGCTGCAGGAGTTGAAGGACACCGCCACGGTCATGAAGTGTAGGTGA
- a CDS encoding deoxynucleoside kinase — protein sequence MTRKPETHNTRYIVTEGPIGVGKTSLTSLIAGELGARLILEQAEENPFLTDFYKDSALYRFQTQMFFLLNRYRQQEDMVQPDLFTRITISDYLFAKDRIFAYLNLNDHELALYEQIYKMLEPKIVRPDLVIFLQADTDTLLRRIRQRARQFEKEINRDYIASVNEAYNHYFFHYSQTPLLVINTTDIDFVNRRGDLDDLLKQILSMKQGTQYYVPVSKGKR from the coding sequence ATGACCAGGAAACCGGAGACGCACAACACGCGCTATATCGTCACGGAGGGGCCCATCGGCGTCGGCAAGACGAGCCTCACGAGCCTGATCGCCGGGGAGCTCGGCGCCCGCCTGATCCTGGAGCAGGCCGAGGAAAACCCCTTCCTCACCGATTTCTACAAGGACTCCGCGCTGTACCGGTTCCAGACGCAGATGTTCTTCCTGCTCAACCGGTATCGCCAGCAGGAGGATATGGTCCAGCCCGATCTCTTCACGCGTATCACGATCAGCGACTACCTCTTTGCCAAGGACCGCATCTTTGCCTACCTGAACCTGAACGACCACGAACTGGCGCTCTACGAGCAGATCTACAAGATGCTGGAGCCCAAGATCGTGCGCCCCGACCTCGTCATCTTCCTGCAGGCCGACACGGACACGCTGCTCAGGCGGATCAGGCAGCGGGCAAGGCAGTTCGAAAAGGAGATCAACCGCGACTATATCGCATCGGTGAACGAAGCGTACAACCACTACTTCTTCCATTACTCCCAGACTCCCCTGCTGGTCATCAACACGACGGACATCGACTTCGTGAACCGCCGGGGCGACCTCGACGACCTCCTGAAGCAGATCCTGAGCATGAAGCAGGGGACGCAGTATTACGTGCCGGTGTCAAAAGGGAAGCGATAA
- the panC gene encoding pantoate--beta-alanine ligase, translating into MKTITAIADMQALAESFRRDGKRIGFVPTMGFLHEGHLSLMRKARQECDVAAASIFVNPTQFGPNEDLDRYPRDIEGDRRKCESAGVDLLFMPEAKAMYPAQPTVFVVVEGVSEILEGAIRPGHFKGVATVVSKLFNIVKPHRAYFGQKDFQQCVVIKRMVRELNLGVEVAALPTVREADGLAMSSRNSYLTPEERRAATVLYRALTSARDLYLAGAGEPEKLKNKARAVLQTEPGVTIDYVEIADPETLASLAEARGTMVMLLAARLGRTRLIDNLLIP; encoded by the coding sequence ATGAAGACCATCACCGCCATAGCCGATATGCAGGCCCTCGCTGAATCGTTCCGCAGGGACGGAAAGCGGATCGGTTTCGTGCCGACCATGGGCTTTCTGCACGAAGGCCATCTCTCGCTGATGCGGAAGGCGCGGCAGGAGTGCGATGTCGCGGCTGCGAGCATCTTCGTGAACCCGACGCAGTTCGGGCCGAACGAGGACCTCGACCGCTATCCGCGCGACATCGAGGGCGACCGGAGGAAGTGCGAGTCCGCTGGCGTTGACCTGCTGTTCATGCCGGAAGCGAAGGCAATGTACCCCGCCCAGCCCACCGTGTTCGTGGTCGTCGAGGGAGTGTCCGAAATCCTCGAAGGCGCGATACGGCCCGGGCATTTCAAGGGTGTCGCCACGGTCGTGTCCAAGCTTTTCAACATCGTGAAGCCGCACCGGGCCTATTTCGGCCAAAAGGATTTCCAGCAGTGCGTGGTGATCAAACGCATGGTACGGGAGCTGAACCTCGGCGTGGAGGTCGCGGCGCTCCCGACCGTGCGCGAGGCCGACGGCCTCGCCATGAGTTCCCGGAACAGCTATTTGACCCCGGAGGAGCGGCGGGCGGCGACGGTCCTGTACCGGGCGCTGACCTCGGCCCGGGACCTGTACCTCGCCGGGGCCGGGGAGCCGGAGAAGCTGAAGAACAAGGCCAGGGCAGTGCTGCAGACGGAGCCGGGGGTAACGATCGACTACGTCGAGATCGCGGACCCCGAAACGCTCGCTTCGCTCGCGGAAGCCCGGGGCACGATGGTGATGCTCCTTGCCGCGCGGCTCGGACGCACAAGACTGATTGACAATCTTCTGATTCCGTGA
- a CDS encoding DNA-3-methyladenine glycosylase I, which produces MRKNRKRCPWTSDDPLMIAYHDREWGVPLHDDRKLFEFLVLEGQQAGLSWSTVLRKRENFRKAFQGFHPAVVARYRERDVERLLKNEGIIRNRMKIESAITNAKKVLVIQEEFGSFDAYLWRFVGKKPVKHRFAHLGEIPVTTDEADAMSKDLKKRGFKFVGSTMCYAFMQAVGMVNDHVTGCFRYREVR; this is translated from the coding sequence ATGCGAAAGAACAGAAAACGCTGCCCCTGGACATCGGACGATCCCCTCATGATCGCCTATCACGACCGGGAATGGGGCGTGCCGCTCCACGACGACCGTAAGCTCTTCGAGTTCCTCGTCCTGGAGGGCCAGCAGGCGGGGCTTTCCTGGTCCACGGTGCTCCGGAAGCGGGAGAACTTTCGCAAGGCCTTTCAGGGATTCCATCCCGCTGTCGTTGCGCGCTACCGCGAAAGGGATGTGGAGCGGCTCCTCAAGAATGAGGGCATCATCCGCAACCGGATGAAGATCGAATCAGCGATCACCAACGCGAAGAAGGTCCTTGTCATACAGGAAGAGTTCGGGTCCTTCGATGCCTATCTCTGGCGGTTTGTCGGCAAGAAGCCCGTGAAGCACCGGTTTGCACATCTGGGCGAGATCCCCGTCACGACCGATGAAGCCGATGCCATGAGCAAAGATTTGAAGAAGCGGGGGTTCAAGTTCGTGGGTTCGACCATGTGCTATGCCTTCATGCAGGCGGTGGGCATGGTCAACGACCACGTGACAGGCTGCTTCCGGTACCGGGAAGTGCGATGA
- a CDS encoding DUF429 domain-containing protein: protein MSASSSKSTLSGITRVVGVDLAGSPGRKTGICILRGMTVSAFKTVHSDDDILAFIEASRASLVAIDAPLSLPPGRTSLEERTGEHFRACDRELLKRGIRFFPITLGPMRLLTTRGIRLKELLEGRGFEVIEIYPGAAQDIWRIARKQGGLSRLRRGLEKLGLKGLERNMNGDELDAVTGALVGRLYLKGKAEVLGSFSEGAIVVPRAGRRRT, encoded by the coding sequence ATGAGCGCATCCTCCTCGAAGTCTACCCTCTCCGGTATCACCCGCGTTGTCGGCGTAGACCTCGCCGGCAGTCCCGGGCGGAAAACGGGCATATGCATCCTCAGGGGGATGACTGTTTCCGCGTTCAAGACCGTGCATTCCGATGATGATATCCTCGCCTTCATTGAAGCATCCCGTGCGTCTCTCGTGGCGATCGATGCGCCCCTCAGCCTGCCGCCGGGAAGAACATCCCTCGAGGAGAGGACCGGTGAGCATTTCCGGGCCTGCGACCGCGAGCTTTTGAAACGCGGCATCCGCTTCTTCCCCATCACGCTCGGCCCCATGCGGCTGCTGACCACGCGCGGCATCAGGCTCAAAGAACTCCTGGAAGGGCGCGGGTTCGAGGTCATTGAGATCTATCCCGGCGCCGCGCAGGATATCTGGCGGATCGCGCGCAAACAGGGCGGGCTTTCAAGGCTGCGGCGAGGGCTGGAGAAACTCGGGCTCAAGGGGCTCGAGAGGAATATGAACGGTGATGAGCTTGATGCCGTGACCGGCGCCCTCGTCGGGAGACTGTATCTGAAGGGAAAGGCTGAGGTGCTGGGCAGCTTCAGCGAGGGCGCTATTGTCGTCCCGAGAGCGGGACGGCGACGAACATGA